From Nicotiana tabacum cultivar K326 chromosome 20, ASM71507v2, whole genome shotgun sequence, one genomic window encodes:
- the LOC107831157 gene encoding uncharacterized protein LOC107831157 yields the protein MAATATKIDADHPYFLHASDSPGMCLISPSFDGTGYGGWRKLILIALSAKNKLGLIDNILIRPKDDSPYLRYWIRCNDMVFAWLLNSLTPDIRPSVIHSKPARILWKQLEDRYGQSNLAQSFDLQKQLLETVQGSSDIATYFNKIKAIWDEIEFLDAKTVCICVDCKCGANDKNDALEERQKLVQFLMGLNEPYTSVRGSIMMMHPPPNIDRAYYSLLQEKRQRGIQNMGHYPSESGSFDVPT from the coding sequence ATGGCAGCAACAGCGACTAAAATCGATGCCGATCATCCATACTTTTTGCATGCTTCTGATTCTCCTGGAATGTGTCTGATTTCTCCTTCTTTCGATGGAACTGGATACGGAGGCTGGAGAAAATTAATTTTGATTGCTTTATCTGCTAAAAACAAGCTAGGTCTTATTGACAACATCTTAATCAGGCCTAAGGATGATTCACCATATCTGAGATACTGGATAAGGTGTAATGACATGGTGTTTGCTTGGCTTTTGAATTCCCTTACTCCAGACATCAGGCCAAGCGTAATTCATTCTAAACCTGCGAGGATTCTGTGGAAACAACTTGAGGATAGGTATGGGCAGTCAAACCTAGCACAGTCATTTGATTTGCAAAAACAACTATTAGAAACAGTGCAAGGATCCTCCGACATTGCTACTTATTTCAACAAGATAAAAGCTATATGGGATGAAATAGAATTTCTCGATGCAAAGACTGTATGCATTTGTGTTGATTGTAAGTGTGGAGCTAATGATAAAAATGATGCACTTGAAGAGAGACAGAAATTAGTTCAGTTTTTAATGGGGCTAAATGAGCCATACACTAGTGTTAGGGGAAGCATCATGATGATGCATCCTCCACCTAATATTGATAGGGCCTATTACTCACTCTTGCAAGAAAAAAGGCAAAGAGGGATACAGAACATGGGACATTATCCTAGTGAATCTGGTTCATTTGATGTGCCGACATAG